The following proteins come from a genomic window of Chryseobacterium glaciei:
- a CDS encoding helix-turn-helix domain-containing protein: protein MSIGTRVKQYREAKNWSQEDLAIRLDTTQTTISNIESDKNIPNSLLLKKIADELEVNLNDLYDDKITNISNIEKNDGVVNTGSGTVNMQSPELLEAILKNQEQIAKLMEAQSKLIESLLKK, encoded by the coding sequence ATGAGTATAGGTACTAGGGTAAAGCAATACAGGGAAGCTAAAAACTGGTCTCAGGAAGATCTGGCAATACGTCTTGATACTACACAGACCACGATTTCCAATATAGAATCTGATAAAAATATCCCCAATTCTTTGCTCTTAAAAAAGATTGCTGATGAATTAGAAGTTAATTTAAATGATCTATACGATGATAAAATAACAAATATTAGTAATATAGAAAAGAATGACGGTGTTGTAAATACAGGAAGTGGAACCGTAAATATGCAATCACCAGAACTACTAGAAGCTATCCTAAAAAATCAGGAGCAGATTGCCAAACTGATGGAAGCTCAAAGTAAACTGATAGAAAGTTTACTGAAAAAATAA
- a CDS encoding peptidylprolyl isomerase has product MNVDKETYEGLKDGLYANLQTTKGNLIVKFEDKKSPVTVANFVGLAEGKIDNKSKAKGVPFYDGTIFHRVIKDFMIQGGDPKGTGAGDPGYKFEDERNDLHHTGKGILSMANSGPNTNGSQFFITEVATPWLDGKHTIFGAVVKGNDVIDAIANVDKGAQDKPKTDIVLEKVSIFSKGDEYKNYDAAKTFTEGKAKIAENNKAYVAKEEADRKKKEEDFKANQLKMVEDLQVGMQKTESGLYYKITKTTTGKAPKAGDNISVHYAGKLVDGTEFDSSFKRNEPIEIPIGMGRVIKGWDEGILLLKEGETATLLIPPALGYGERGAGGVIPPNAWLIFDVELVKVQ; this is encoded by the coding sequence ATGAACGTAGACAAAGAAACTTACGAAGGGCTTAAAGACGGACTTTATGCTAATCTTCAAACAACGAAAGGGAACCTTATTGTAAAGTTTGAAGACAAAAAATCGCCTGTAACTGTGGCTAACTTTGTTGGTCTTGCAGAAGGTAAAATTGATAACAAATCTAAGGCTAAAGGAGTTCCTTTCTATGACGGAACGATCTTCCACAGAGTAATCAAAGATTTCATGATCCAAGGGGGAGATCCTAAAGGAACTGGAGCTGGAGATCCTGGATATAAATTCGAAGACGAAAGAAACGATCTTCACCACACAGGAAAAGGTATTTTATCAATGGCGAACTCTGGACCAAACACAAACGGTTCTCAGTTTTTCATTACTGAAGTAGCTACACCTTGGTTAGACGGAAAGCACACAATCTTCGGAGCAGTAGTAAAAGGTAACGATGTTATTGATGCTATCGCTAATGTAGACAAAGGAGCTCAGGATAAGCCTAAAACTGATATTGTACTTGAAAAAGTATCTATTTTCAGCAAAGGAGACGAGTACAAAAACTACGATGCAGCAAAAACTTTCACTGAGGGAAAAGCTAAGATCGCTGAAAATAATAAAGCGTATGTAGCCAAGGAAGAAGCTGACAGAAAGAAAAAAGAAGAGGATTTCAAAGCAAATCAGTTGAAAATGGTTGAGGATTTACAGGTAGGAATGCAAAAAACTGAATCAGGATTATACTACAAGATCACAAAAACAACTACCGGAAAAGCTCCAAAAGCAGGTGACAATATTTCTGTACACTACGCTGGAAAATTGGTAGATGGAACTGAGTTCGATTCTTCATTCAAGAGAAACGAGCCTATCGAAATTCCTATCGGAATGGGTAGAGTGATCAAAGGATGGGACGAAGGTATCCTATTATTAAAAGAAGGTGAAACTGCTACTTTATTAATCCCACCAGCATTGGGTTACGGAGAAAGAGGTGCTGGAGGAGTAATTCCTCCAAATGCTTGGTTGATTTTTGATGTTGAGCTTGTGAAAGTTCAGTAA
- a CDS encoding DUF4294 domain-containing protein, translated as MNFTKIVYLFLFFFGVFVFGQRDSVIAKPLSQYPQELLKVDEFGNKYYYDESQKARIYEINGETVVAMDELVLVNKPKFNNQLDKNYYYFLNKKLYRVYPLFVTALQQYRDIQKEMTDLDSKAKRKYIKDRQNMLADQYEKQLRDLTTTEGQVFAKLMNRATGKNVFEIIKELRGGWSAFWWNVKGKMADIDLKDQYNPRKNRTDEFLESLLQSNWNSGYLQPYPGASTFKSPK; from the coding sequence TCTTTTTCTTTTCTTTTTTGGGGTCTTTGTTTTCGGACAAAGGGATTCCGTGATTGCGAAGCCTTTGAGCCAGTACCCACAAGAGTTGTTAAAAGTGGATGAATTTGGCAATAAATACTACTACGATGAAAGCCAAAAAGCCAGAATCTACGAGATCAATGGAGAAACCGTGGTGGCAATGGATGAATTGGTTTTAGTGAATAAACCGAAATTTAACAATCAATTAGATAAAAATTATTATTATTTTCTAAATAAAAAATTATACAGAGTTTATCCTTTATTTGTGACTGCTCTTCAGCAATACCGAGATATTCAGAAGGAAATGACCGATCTGGATAGTAAAGCAAAAAGAAAATATATAAAAGACAGGCAAAATATGCTGGCTGATCAATATGAAAAGCAATTAAGAGATCTTACCACAACGGAAGGTCAGGTTTTTGCAAAGTTGATGAACAGAGCTACCGGCAAAAATGTATTTGAAATTATTAAAGAATTAAGAGGTGGATGGAGCGCATTCTGGTGGAATGTAAAAGGTAAAATGGCAGATATCGATCTTAAAGACCAATACAACCCACGTAAAAACAGAACAGACGAATTTTTAGAGTCTCTTCTGCAGTCCAATTGGAACTCTGGTTACCTGCAGCCTTATCCTGGCGCAAGTACTTTTAAATCCCCAAAATAA
- a CDS encoding DUF6261 family protein, which produces MKKLIPVDLMKLHHAEFGQFIVRFFEDFNNSSLDANTDTDFKKMFDAIQAQIPIYNSSLDQIRGSEETSKIAAADAVRDADLQALRDAVRPYRNAKTQTEKDAYVTIKMLLNQYKNVQHASYEEETNRLTTLVGKLLSSDYSSAISSLGIVKFTNHLSDSNAAFNTIFSSRYSGNSQKQNFDVKALRKVLTRDYKQMANYIVTLANVKEDPFYTDLLTILNNGRNYFSKTVLARRNGNKTETQL; this is translated from the coding sequence ATGAAAAAATTAATCCCGGTGGATCTTATGAAGCTCCATCATGCCGAATTCGGGCAGTTTATCGTACGCTTTTTTGAAGACTTCAACAACTCTTCGCTTGATGCCAACACCGATACTGATTTCAAGAAGATGTTTGATGCTATCCAGGCACAAATCCCAATCTATAACAGTTCTTTAGATCAGATAAGAGGAAGTGAAGAAACGTCAAAAATTGCAGCCGCAGACGCTGTTCGTGATGCAGATCTTCAAGCGTTGAGAGACGCCGTAAGACCTTACAGAAACGCCAAAACACAGACCGAAAAAGATGCTTACGTTACCATAAAAATGTTATTGAATCAATATAAAAATGTACAGCATGCTTCTTACGAGGAAGAAACCAACAGGCTTACAACATTAGTTGGAAAGCTTCTTTCTTCGGATTACAGTTCTGCTATTTCTTCATTGGGTATTGTAAAATTCACCAATCATTTGTCGGATTCCAATGCTGCATTTAACACGATCTTTTCCTCTCGGTATTCAGGAAACTCTCAAAAGCAGAACTTTGATGTTAAAGCTTTAAGAAAAGTTTTAACTCGCGATTATAAGCAAATGGCCAACTATATTGTGACATTGGCGAATGTAAAGGAAGACCCGTTCTACACTGATCTACTGACAATCCTGAACAACGGAAGAAACTATTTCTCAAAAACAGTTCTGGCAAGAAGAAACGGAAACAAAACAGAAACACAACTTTAA
- a CDS encoding aspartyl protease family protein, producing the protein MQKIPQLFFIFFTILISAQGKRFFEDGEVQLKNTVEKINLTYASDLPFVKVNINGKIYNFLFDSGAPTVISNSIYSELNLEKKHSSKVKDSQKNKQEQIFTQLPEMTVDNVIFKNIGVVVMDLNGSELGCFKIDGILGANQMAKLFWRINYSESSIETTKDLANFDLKDYETVIPFDAKTQKTPTVLAKILDKKIELTFDTGFTGRLKISDSNYNSKKVKQAVETYGTNSVGAFGAGKPVPGYIFRTEEMTLGNQTFQNELVMTGSTSLIGNEFFKDFIFIMDWKNNKIYMKRIKNNPPKLESFGFGYRFIDAKPVVVFVFKDNGSPVQIGDSILSINAIDLDHLNKESACNYMINRVEKDYKTIEVKVKRDGKILDFKLDKNEYLK; encoded by the coding sequence ATGCAAAAGATCCCCCAACTATTTTTTATATTCTTCACAATCCTCATTTCCGCGCAAGGCAAAAGATTCTTCGAAGACGGAGAAGTGCAATTAAAAAATACAGTTGAGAAGATCAATCTAACTTACGCAAGCGATTTACCGTTTGTAAAGGTCAATATCAATGGAAAAATATACAATTTTCTGTTTGATTCCGGTGCGCCGACTGTGATTTCCAACTCTATCTACAGCGAACTGAATCTTGAAAAAAAGCACTCAAGCAAAGTAAAAGATTCGCAGAAAAATAAGCAGGAACAGATCTTTACGCAGTTACCGGAAATGACGGTTGACAATGTTATTTTCAAAAACATCGGAGTTGTTGTAATGGACTTAAATGGTTCGGAGTTGGGTTGTTTCAAAATTGATGGTATTTTGGGAGCAAACCAGATGGCAAAACTGTTTTGGAGAATCAATTATTCAGAAAGTTCGATTGAAACGACAAAAGACCTGGCGAATTTTGATCTGAAAGACTATGAAACTGTCATTCCATTTGATGCAAAAACGCAGAAAACACCAACCGTTCTGGCGAAAATTTTAGATAAAAAAATTGAACTTACTTTCGATACAGGATTTACAGGAAGATTGAAAATATCGGACAGTAACTACAATTCAAAGAAAGTAAAACAAGCAGTTGAAACGTATGGAACGAATTCCGTCGGAGCTTTTGGTGCAGGGAAACCGGTTCCGGGATATATTTTCAGAACGGAGGAAATGACGCTTGGAAACCAAACTTTCCAGAATGAATTGGTGATGACCGGAAGTACAAGCCTGATCGGAAACGAATTCTTCAAAGACTTTATTTTCATCATGGACTGGAAAAACAACAAAATCTACATGAAACGCATCAAAAACAATCCTCCAAAACTGGAATCTTTCGGTTTCGGATATCGTTTTATAGATGCAAAACCTGTTGTGGTTTTTGTATTTAAAGATAATGGTTCACCTGTTCAGATCGGAGATTCTATTTTGAGCATCAATGCTATTGATCTAGATCATTTAAATAAAGAATCTGCTTGTAATTATATGATCAATAGAGTAGAAAAGGATTATAAAACAATTGAAGTCAAGGTAAAAAGAGACGGGAAAATCCTTGATTTTAAACTTGATAAAAATGAGTATTTGAAATAA
- the mnmD gene encoding tRNA (5-methylaminomethyl-2-thiouridine)(34)-methyltransferase MnmD, protein MKREIKTTNDGSKTLFINDLNENYHSHHGALQEAEHVFIKNGLNLINDCEINILELGFGTGLNVLVTINEYLKTDKNHIINYFTLEKYPINESEIEDLAYFEHFDNPELKEIYQKIHQAEWGKSVEIINGINLKKIQCDFFDLKDIELPKINLVYFDCFGARVQPDLWEKPLFEMVSDKMSVNGLLTTYSSKGSVRRILQELNFKVEKKQGPPGKREMINAVKL, encoded by the coding sequence TTGAAACGAGAAATTAAGACCACGAATGACGGTAGTAAAACTTTGTTTATCAATGATTTAAATGAAAACTACCACTCTCATCACGGAGCACTGCAAGAAGCAGAACATGTGTTTATTAAAAACGGATTAAATCTAATAAATGATTGCGAAATTAATATTTTAGAACTCGGTTTTGGAACAGGTTTGAATGTTTTGGTTACAATTAATGAATATTTAAAAACTGACAAAAATCATATCATCAACTATTTTACCTTGGAAAAGTATCCCATAAATGAATCAGAAATTGAAGATTTGGCCTACTTTGAGCATTTTGATAACCCAGAATTAAAAGAAATTTATCAAAAAATTCATCAAGCAGAATGGGGAAAATCGGTTGAAATTATTAATGGAATCAATCTTAAAAAGATCCAATGTGACTTCTTTGACCTGAAAGACATTGAGTTACCTAAAATCAACCTTGTTTATTTTGACTGTTTTGGAGCGAGAGTTCAGCCTGATCTTTGGGAAAAGCCATTATTTGAAATGGTTTCAGATAAAATGAGTGTTAACGGCTTATTAACAACCTACTCTTCTAAAGGAAGCGTAAGAAGGATTCTTCAGGAACTTAATTTTAAAGTAGAGAAGAAACAAGGTCCACCGGGAAAAAGGGAGATGATTAATGCTGTGAAGTTATAG
- a CDS encoding branched-chain amino acid aminotransferase: MIIQKTENSRISTFDPNNFSFGNTFIDHMIICEYEDGKWGDVKLVPYGPLMFTPAMMGVNYGQACFEGMKAYKDKDGQVFLFRPEKNFERINKSATRLAMPEVTEEMFLDGLKALVDLDRGWIPSGEGMSLYIRPLIFATEEALKARVSNKYMFAIVATPAKSYYTEPVSVKISDHYSRAASGGVGSAKAAGNYAASFYPTQLAMDEGYEQIIWTDDATHEYFEESGTMNVFVRINDTIYTPPTSEKILDGVTRDSFIQLAKKRGIEVKVEPIPVKAVVEAQKNGTLKEVWGVGTAVVTTVFQALGYNGDKLQLPVLSDDESFAATLKNDLVNIQTNVAEDTFGWRVVVEKNVLETV, translated from the coding sequence ATGATAATTCAAAAAACTGAAAACTCCAGAATTTCTACATTCGACCCAAACAATTTTTCTTTCGGAAATACTTTTATAGATCATATGATAATATGTGAGTATGAGGACGGAAAATGGGGGGATGTAAAATTAGTTCCTTATGGTCCTTTAATGTTTACACCAGCGATGATGGGGGTAAACTACGGACAGGCTTGTTTTGAGGGTATGAAAGCCTATAAAGACAAAGACGGGCAGGTTTTCCTTTTCAGGCCTGAAAAGAATTTTGAGCGTATCAACAAGTCGGCTACGCGTCTTGCAATGCCGGAAGTTACGGAAGAAATGTTTCTAGATGGTTTAAAGGCATTGGTAGATTTAGACAGAGGCTGGATTCCTTCTGGAGAGGGAATGTCACTGTATATCAGACCATTAATTTTCGCTACGGAAGAAGCATTGAAAGCTAGAGTTTCTAATAAATATATGTTCGCTATCGTTGCAACACCTGCAAAGAGCTATTATACAGAGCCAGTTTCTGTTAAAATTTCAGACCATTATTCAAGAGCGGCAAGCGGTGGTGTAGGTTCTGCTAAAGCAGCAGGAAACTATGCGGCATCTTTTTACCCGACTCAATTAGCAATGGACGAAGGATATGAGCAGATTATCTGGACTGATGATGCTACTCACGAATATTTCGAAGAAAGTGGAACAATGAATGTTTTCGTTAGAATTAACGATACAATTTATACGCCGCCAACTTCTGAGAAAATTTTAGATGGTGTTACAAGAGACAGTTTTATTCAGTTAGCTAAGAAAAGAGGGATTGAAGTAAAGGTTGAACCAATTCCTGTAAAAGCTGTTGTAGAAGCTCAGAAGAACGGAACATTGAAAGAAGTTTGGGGCGTTGGAACTGCAGTTGTAACTACGGTTTTCCAGGCTTTAGGATATAACGGTGATAAATTACAGTTACCTGTACTTTCTGACGATGAAAGTTTTGCTGCTACACTTAAAAATGATTTAGTTAATATTCAGACGAACGTTGCAGAAGATACTTTCGGATGGAGAGTCGTGGTTGAGAAAAATGTTCTTGAAACAGTTTAA
- the kwaB gene encoding anti-phage protein KwaB has product MELNQLKERLKLINNTSVPVGICIHIIKKQEDNSEVILNADISQNLADELKEIFVNEINEKIINNSNINLRNISATHETVDTLFLYDLDEFPEKLSVINEFNPFTDYPDFSFSNDDIQSIKAIIITIGSEDNYFSIYKHVYPVTIVRQDKMLGLIPRGNRFEKLSSSILQINTSIDFLFADNTLIVNNLKTFASAYGYNEIVKNQARIKLELISSLDLIDNIEELHLFMDNIKYAKRVLRIQAESPVLQLEKSTIVSFISNHPRLSRRIRLNSTSDKIVLDTDVSKVIVIGIFNDDYLKSNLTDLDYESENKLTLADEEE; this is encoded by the coding sequence ATGGAATTAAATCAATTAAAAGAAAGATTAAAATTAATAAATAATACATCAGTTCCTGTTGGTATATGCATTCATATTATTAAAAAGCAAGAAGATAATTCTGAAGTCATTTTAAACGCAGATATTTCACAAAATTTAGCGGATGAATTAAAAGAAATTTTTGTTAATGAAATAAATGAAAAAATCATAAATAATAGCAATATTAATTTAAGAAATATTTCAGCAACTCATGAAACAGTTGATACACTTTTCCTTTATGATCTAGATGAATTTCCTGAAAAACTTTCAGTTATTAATGAGTTTAACCCATTTACTGATTATCCAGATTTTTCATTTTCAAATGATGATATACAATCTATAAAAGCTATTATTATTACAATAGGAAGTGAAGATAATTACTTCTCAATTTATAAGCATGTCTATCCAGTAACTATTGTTAGGCAAGATAAGATGTTAGGATTAATTCCTAGAGGTAATAGATTTGAAAAACTATCATCAAGTATTTTACAAATAAATACTTCAATAGATTTCTTATTTGCAGATAATACTTTAATTGTAAATAATTTAAAAACCTTTGCTTCTGCATATGGATATAATGAAATTGTTAAAAATCAAGCTAGGATAAAACTTGAGTTGATTTCTTCTTTAGATTTAATTGATAATATAGAAGAATTACATCTTTTCATGGATAACATTAAATATGCTAAAAGAGTTTTAAGAATCCAAGCCGAATCTCCTGTCCTACAATTGGAAAAATCTACAATAGTAAGCTTTATTTCAAATCATCCAAGGCTTAGTAGACGAATTAGATTAAACTCTACTAGTGATAAAATTGTTCTTGATACAGACGTGTCAAAAGTAATTGTAATTGGAATTTTTAATGATGATTATTTAAAGTCAAATTTAACAGATTTAGATTATGAAAGTGAAAATAAATTAACTCTTGCAGATGAAGAAGAATAA
- a CDS encoding NUDIX domain-containing protein: MIDKINVRVYACAVKDKKVLTLFEEYAGEPLMKFPGGGLEYGEGLIECLHREFDEELNVKIEIVEHFYTQENFLVSRFRENEQLLTIYYIVNITNEEDFIILDPCIEKTEWIPIDRPDNPFPLPVDKVVFDKLKEKYL, encoded by the coding sequence ATGATAGATAAGATCAACGTGAGAGTCTATGCCTGTGCTGTAAAAGACAAAAAAGTTCTGACACTATTTGAAGAATACGCAGGAGAACCTTTAATGAAATTTCCGGGAGGCGGTTTAGAATATGGAGAAGGACTTATTGAATGCTTACACCGCGAATTTGATGAAGAACTTAATGTGAAAATAGAGATTGTAGAACATTTCTACACACAGGAAAATTTTCTGGTTTCGCGTTTCAGAGAGAACGAACAATTACTTACCATATATTATATAGTAAATATTACCAATGAAGAGGATTTCATCATCCTTGATCCTTGTATTGAAAAAACAGAATGGATCCCAATCGACAGACCGGATAATCCGTTTCCATTACCAGTAGATAAAGTAGTATTCGATAAGTTAAAAGAAAAATACCTGTAA
- the kwaA gene encoding anti-phage protein KwaA, producing MKLKIQLYVLSLWLLFILLFINKVSFPTCFGINCGFISFQDILEMNIIPSISLIIVILGFIFYFQFKYIINGNRSLPEKISKIENLNWEHLTFLVTYILPFLSFNLGENRNGLIFFLSLIIIGFIYVKTNMFYTNPTLALLGYHIYKISTANNDGIIIITKDIIKKDDWIKSKLLSDNIYIANKT from the coding sequence ATGAAATTAAAAATCCAACTTTATGTATTGTCATTATGGCTTTTATTTATACTACTATTTATAAATAAAGTTAGCTTTCCAACTTGTTTTGGTATCAATTGTGGATTTATAAGTTTTCAAGACATTCTTGAAATGAATATTATTCCATCAATATCTCTAATAATTGTTATTTTAGGTTTTATTTTTTATTTCCAATTTAAATATATAATTAATGGTAATCGGTCATTACCTGAAAAAATATCAAAAATAGAAAATCTAAACTGGGAACATTTAACATTTTTAGTTACCTATATATTACCATTTTTAAGCTTCAATTTGGGTGAAAATCGAAATGGCTTAATTTTTTTCTTAAGCTTAATTATAATAGGATTCATATATGTAAAAACAAATATGTTTTATACAAATCCTACCTTGGCTTTATTAGGTTATCATATTTATAAAATTTCTACTGCGAATAATGATGGTATAATTATAATCACTAAAGATATAATTAAAAAAGATGATTGGATAAAAAGCAAATTATTAAGTGATAATATATACATAGCAAATAAAACTTAA